tatatataaaaaaaatgtctaATTTCATAATAGAATTAGACATTgcttaattattataattaccAGATAGAAAGAGCATCAACAGAAACCTCAGCATTCACCATGTTTCCACTTAACAGAATCAGCACTGCATTGTACCAGAACTCAAGGCTGCCATTGCAAGGCTAAAAACACATCACGTCGCGCTAACTAAAACCGACACCGTTTTTAGTACCAAAACAGAACCCGAACCTGAACATGAGGCACGAGGTCACACCAATCTTGACTGTGTGCCCGAGATCCTTGAACGCCAACGCTGTGAAGCCTCTCCACGTCTCCCGACAGCCACCACAGACAATGTAGATAATCTGGCCTACATTCGGGATCCAATAGGCCAGAGTGGTAGAAACCATGGCACCAGTCATCCCAAATTCAAACCGCACGGTAAGAAGCCACGAGAGGAAGACGTGTACTAATAGAGAAAAGGTGGATAAGCACGAGAGCACGATGATCTTGCTCTGTGACTGCAGAAACATGTTGGAGGCACATAGCACAGCAAACGAAAACGTTAATGGAATGAACCAGAGAGCTATGATTCCCGCGGTTTCTGCAATGAGTTGGTCTTGGCCTAACGCTTTTAGGATCGGGGCAGCAAAAACTAGCAGTGGACAGAGTATAGTCGAGACGGTAGGCAACACAATCCACCCTTGCTGGAGATATACCCCCAGATTTTGGTACTGCTTAGCGCCAAACGCTTGCCCGTGCAGCGTTCCAAATCCGCTATTCATGCCAACCTGCTCACAAAatgcaaacaaaaaaaacattagtCCTATGAGGCCAAAACAATGTCTTCTGAGGTATGAATATTTATATACCAGTATGCCATTGGAGAATCTGAGCAGCACGGAGTAGACGAGCGTGTATGCAGCAAGCTCGGTGGCGCCAATATGGCCTACGAAAGCTTGGCTGACAACATTTACCCCAAAAGTTGAGAATCTGATTAAGATAGCAGGGCCAGCAACAATCCACATTTTCTTGCTCTCATTCCATATCTTTTTCTTGAGATCTTCTCCATTGTTCGGCAGCAGCTGCTCCTTCATCGTTGCCTCCATTTACGATGATTCAATATGTCTCTTCTGTGGAAGAAAACAGAAACTATTGCAACTATAAATTTGAGCCTAACAGAGATAATACAAACATTTAGAATTTATTAAGAGTAGATCTCATAATTAACATGctactaattaaaaaaacatttgaaGAACCTGAatgcataataaattcataagtCAAAATCTGCGTAAATTATAAATTTCCTCGAAAATGATTGCCACGGCACATGATTAAGAGGATCAACATCTGAACTTTGTTGATGGGATTATCTCATTATGAACACACACAATCAGCCAAGAAAGCATGAATCAgcttataaaaaaaaactacagtAAATCACTTGttcgtcttcttcttcaactgcCGAATATGTATGATGCCAAAAAGAAAAGAGCAGATTTTCTTATTTGGATCTATGAACAATGCCAAATAGAGCAGGTTGGATGGGAGTGTATATGATAAGTATATACATATACAAAAGAGTTGTTAGCACTGTCTTGTAATTTGTTTATTCATTTCTTGTGCTACTTTCTAATAAAATCTAGGATCGTATCATTGTTTTGTTAAAAAAACGCCCACTAGCAGTGATGAGCAGGCCACATGATTCACGTGTATTAGTCAAGTTTCATCTATTACAATCAGATTTAAGTACTTATCATAATTTATGTTAATAATTGTATCATAATCTGAAGTGTAATATAATATGCAATTACATGTATGGTTTTTACTGTTGTAATGAAGGCAAACTTTATTATGGTTTTGGCAAACTTGAACAACCCAAGTACAAGAATCCAATCTAGGAACAGTCCCCATTATTGTACAATTGTAATAGATGGTATTAATTTAGCATTTGGGGACAAGTAGGTGTTGGAAGTAATGTTTTTAGATCTTTTCTTTCATTTATTGTTGTAAATAGTAATCTTGAAttcttgatttttattttttagtgaCCATGCCTTATATAACAATATTTACCTATCCAGTCCTGTATTGCTAAGaatattttttacaaatttgatGTTACGATTTTTGCaatattttttacaaatttgGATTGAAAGTCGTATTAATAATCTATAAATTGATACAGCAATTTATCAAACTCAAAATAGAGTCGAGTTGGAAAATTTATCATTAAATAATGCAAATTAGGGCTAATAGCAGTGACAAAAAAACCTCGGCACATTTCTCATTTTAACAGTGAACATTTCATTCCGCATAAATGATTTTGTCTGTGGATAATTTGTATTCGAATTCTCATTTCTTTAGTGAGAGTTTGAAACCTACTCTGTATTTCTACGTTTATAAAAAAGGTAAAGCCTTATCAGTTTTGTAACTACCATCCTATTTCAACGGTAGTTTTTGGCTCGAACCTAATTATTTAGTTAAAGACTATATTTGATGTTCCTACATGTATagatttttcattttcaattatGATCCCTTactctattttttatatttcaaccTCCCTACAATATTTAACAAAAACTACACTTTCTAAATAGTCAaacccttagagcatccacaatcatgctcttgccagagagcacggttgtgggccaggtcccactttttctgcctgctatctggcaagagcacaacacccacagctgtgctcttccgcaagaacgagcacaattcaatttaaaattcaactaaacaaaaacatttccataatatgaaaattcattaaaaaaactaaaataacattacaaattacaaataaatttaaaaagacataattaaaattctaaaaataaaaattacataattaaaatcctaaaattaaaaaaaccactactcgttgccgaatttcgcccacatgagtttgattaggtcttcttgtagctcaatgtgggttcgggtatcgcgcattgtgtgccttgtctcgatcctctggcccaccgtcgtatgcacacctcgacgtgggggagacctcgcggttgagcttccggcttcatcctcgtcgtagaagctagccgccctcggtccttcgtcgactataatcatgttgtgtaagatatacacgtgaacatgatgtcggcgatattattcacgtaccacagccgagccggggccttcacaatgttgaatcgggcttgaaggaccccgaaggctctttcgaagTCTTTCCTCGCAGACttttgacgctgcgcaaaaagaacccgtctcgggtcgtgcgggttgcaGAGCGTCTTCAgaaaagtcgaccaccttgggtagataccatcggcgagatagtagaccatgtggtatgtatttccgttgatggtgaagtcgatcgtaggtgctacaccattcatcacatcattgaagagtggtgaagaatagagcacgttcaaatcgttgttggatccgacaacgccgaaatatgcatgccaaatccataggcggtagtcggcgaccgcctcaaggataagtgttgggccgccgcctttgtgaccgcttaagtctTGCCCCCTctaagcagtcgggcaattcttccacctccaatgcatgcagtcaatgctgccaagcattacgggaaagccatggactgattcgtgaagacgaagcaacctttggcaatcatcggtggtgggtacccgaaggaattcatcaccgaaagctgaacgaacgtcATCGCAAAAAaattttagacaaaggattccagtggactcaccgatatgcaaatactcgtcgaagaggtcggtcgtttgcccagtagcgagttgtcggatggaaCACGTACATTTCTGCAatggcgtgatactttgccggctggttgcatctggacctgtttggaagaattcaacacgtgcggacaatgtgttgacaattcgcatgaacaagcgctttgacatgcgaaaacgacgcctgaagtaatctgccagaaaccgcggctggtcggcaaaatagtcggtaacgagcctttcgtggtctccctcccggtcatgatggatgtagcggcgagttgatctagttcgttgaggaggaggagcgggggtattcgccgtgACATATGCTTCGtgagcggcacgatgttgttcgtagtagtcttgttcttcgcgctccgcttccgccataagatgagtgaaatccatttgaggttttgagtgagagacgAAGGTGtagatagtttgtatgagaattatgaatgagagatgaatgagagatgatttgaagtgataaatggatgatgaatgtgtgtatttatagatgattttggggaaaaataaaataaaaaaattcagaaaaatgggtaaaaaaatggccatatttttggaatttagaaaagattttttttatctatttttaaaattaaataccgaatttttaataaaaaaaattcaatggcaacggcatagccgttgcccaatcgctgcTCGCCACATCGCctactcgctggcacggacgtgctcgatgcagcgAGCAGCGCCGTACTAgtggcgcgagcgcagcggcggcgggtctcgttcttgccagcggcacggacggacgtcgTCCGTCCACCATTGTGCATTCTCTTAGCTAATCATGTATCCATTCAAAGTactaatttattcatttttctgGGCCTCATGTAAGTTAGAATGTTAGAATGTACATCTATGGAGGACGGAGTAAGTAAGACTGTAAGATCATCACTAATGATACTTCAAAATCTAAAATGGAAATGAGTAATTAGTCTTAActcttaattatattttaaaaacaatttcatttcaaattttaagTAAACTATACCCATTTTTGAGTTTACACTAGAACAAACTCAAATCACTTTTTGAAATTCTATCAGTATAAAATAGATACTAGTAGATAGAGAATATTCTTTGAGCTTagtataaatagttagagtaaaatcgttatattaaattgtgtttGAATATAGTGTAAATGGTTGAGATACTAATGGAATATTTGAACGgctatcaaaattatttttaatcaaatGTAGGCCGAGATACAAAAGCCCAACAGATATGAACCGGGTCTAaaagcatccgcaatggcggacttcccgccggacgtcggaccggcgtgccggatgtccgcgcgggacgtccacCATTAGGTCGGGGAGAGGCggatgcggacgtccgccgcggaTGTGAGGTATCCGCGGCCTTCCGgcgacgtccgtcgggacgttCGCCATTGCGGTgcccgacggacgtcccgattttttattttttttaactatgtatttttaaaaataattatgtatgttttttactatttaaataaaattgttgcatTGTTCCTAtattcgtgtcaaaattttaaattcgtaaattacatatttgtgaatttgtgaatttttattattgtggatgtccttggggatgtccgctattgtgcagtgagatgtccttatgacgtagctctaaaaatcatggattaaatatgcccggtcaatgaattttgaccaaataataaaagtgacgatacatttaattttgtgaaattaaatgatatagcgtcgatctacattttacgtagataaatgtagtatattcacattctcaaatccgatttccggtgagtgagaaatggtggattaaagttgggcataattagcttttaattaaagcttggagttggagcttagggaataattaaatagtgttaattatcccacataggagaagtaacacatattttaatgtgtttaaattaagtgactttatgttacttaataattatagtgaaccaagatgggtgaaagagcccacatgCGCGCACGCGCgggccgccgcccgcccgctcgcccgagcccgagcccgtggcCGCGGGCCTTGGgtccgatctcgatcttggacttggacttggatcttggcaattggtctttgggcttggtgcttgggcttgtccctagcccaaacttaatctttttataccaccgcagagtcagcaatccaagtggcttgacacgtcgtcaagcgtggcacagttaGAGCTTCCACGTGAGAAAAGCACACGCTCCGcatgcgaaaggcacactcctgccacacgctcgtaaccgtcggcgattacgaatctgccatgatgagccttcatggcttggttgaccctgcatggtggcttggcctataaataggctagccattccactgcattagacacacattacacaagcataagctctctccctctctctgcattgtatttctgtcgaagctctgctctctcctccatccagttcgccagagctctgttgattgcggtgctgcattgCCAGAGatgtagccgttttacctttggggacgacacgccaaaccgagagcactaccggggcgtatctcgtcttgcgggaaaaggcctcctcgactcggctaaacttattcacggttactgtttcaatttcagttgtaatttttagttcagtttctccttttgtattccttctttgggtttgtattacgcccgactttatctcttgtaatcctagaaaccaacaatcgcaagacgagatataacttgcttttgaaggaatttggacacTAAACTGAAcctaaaaactttcgaaacatttaacacctttgctggagatgtcgactgaatccaacaccgctgctaccaccaccaccgccgccatttcctccaccatggcgaccactgaaccggtcaacacttcatcgatccCCTCAATGATGCCAACCCCCGGCTTCCCAGCCGCCTCTTCAACTGTCccatgggtttgggacaaccctttcggggcgtccactggttccacctttggtggttcggttggttccattCTTAGTggtccttcggatcctttaatggatcgagtgctggggccttcgggtctcacacgaatgctggggccttcgggtctcatgcgggtgctagtcccttcggggctggtacgaccatggcgggctctatgcccaacatgaatggtgggggctctatgcctaaccatgttgttggctccttcgggggcaacagaattggttccttccatggaccaagtgcggcacctttggcaccaagaatgatgccacatGTCGAGaaaccaccaaagtttggaggatctgacttcaagcggtggtaccaaaagatgttgttctgcttgacaacattgggcgtcgacaacttcctcacggaaaacgagccgcctgcgccaagcgaccaagagactaggctcgaagtcatggcggactatgaagcttggagaaaaagggattatctatgtaaatttttttattttaagtgcattagatgatagcctctacaatgtatactccaatgtaaccacatctaaacaaatgtgggaaaacctagaaaagaagtatagcatagataatgctgcagggactgaacaagttgtagcttctaaatttatggactacaagattgtaataccccgactttttctaccgtTTTATTTATTCTTGAAAGGGCGTCGTTTGTACACCTGAAAAATTTTCGaccttatttttttttatcgagaGAAGAATTTTACTTTTGGGCTTAAACCATTATTCTTTCCTAAACcaattctctttcttacttaaAAGAGGAACTTCATTTTTAGCCCAAATCatctttttatttcttcttcatGAGCCCACTTTGAATCTACAGCCCAATCACTATTTGAACGTCACTTTTCACTCACCCAATTTCTGTTCCACAAAATCCGGTTTCTAGCTCCCATGATTCCATGCTATCCACATATACATAGCAGCCCACAACTCCACGATTTCATATGATtcacacaaaaaaataataattcggCGTTGGACGGTGTGAGGAACATGCATTATTCAACAAATTCAGAGCACTCCTCCCACAATTCGGAGCATAAATCAAAGGCGAAAGAAGTCGATGCGGCTGGAATCAAGAGATCGAAAGTCTTAATCAAAATTCCTTGCAAAACCAGCAAAACGGAGAACGAAAATCCGCAAGAAGAGCTGCTGAAGGCGGAGGAAAATAAAACGACGAGCACGATTGCAGCGGTGAAGCGCAAGATGAGGAGAGAGATACGGGAGAGCAGAGGGAGAGATTGGGAACAGGGGCGAAGGACAGCCGCCGTGCAGCAACAGCGACCGATCAGCAGCCTCGCAACCGGCGGCCAGCAGCAGCGCACTGATGAAACTTCGAGAAGGCAGTTGCGGTGAACGATTTCGGAGATGACACACCGAGCATGAGGAGAGAAACCGGCGACCAGTCATGGTAGACGAGGGAGGCAATGTTGTTCAGTCCGGAGGAATGGCGATGGATTTACGGTGGCTGATAGTGGCGGACGACAGCTGTGTGAGCGACGGTACTGCAGGCAAACTGAATCAGCGGCGACGGAGAACCCATTGTGCTTTCCAGAAACAAGACGGATCCACCAGAGAGAAGGGTGTTGAACTGAATTTATGAGAGCGAATTAGATGGAGAGGAATAGTTGCAGATGATGCA
This sequence is a window from Salvia splendens isolate huo1 chromosome 5, SspV2, whole genome shotgun sequence. Protein-coding genes within it:
- the LOC121802498 gene encoding protein DETOXIFICATION 21-like isoform X1, with the protein product MEATMKEQLLPNNGEDLKKKIWNESKKMWIVAGPAILIRFSTFGVNVVSQAFVGHIGATELAAYTLVYSVLLRFSNGILVGMNSGFGTLHGQAFGAKQYQNLGVYLQQGWIVLPTVSTILCPLLVFAAPILKALGQDQLIAETAGIIALWFIPLTFSFAVLCASNMFLQSQSKIIVLSCLSTFSLLVHVFLSWLLTVRFEFGMTGAMVSTTLAYWIPNVGQIIYIVCGGCRETWRGFTALAFKDLGHTVKIGVTSCLMFSLEFWYNAVLILLSGNMVNAEVSVDALSICLNMSGWAQMISTGFMATASVRVANELGRGNAGAAKFSILMILVTSFSIALVVFVVFIVLRGELAYAFTTSKEVAGEVARLSPLLGYSLLLNGVQPILSGVAAGAGRQATVTYVNLASYYLIGIPLAVILGFSLNLQVQGVWIGMIIGSTVQTVILVVMTCMTDWDEQICLAHKRINRPLISELKP
- the LOC121802498 gene encoding protein DETOXIFICATION 21-like isoform X2, translated to MEATMKEQLLPNNGEDLKKKIWNESKKMWIVAGPAILIRFSTFGVNVVSQAFVGHIGATELAAYTLVYSVLLRFSNGILVGMNSGFGTLHGQAFGAKQYQNLGVYLQQGWIVLPTVSTILCPLLVFAAPILKALGQDQLIAETAGIIALWFIPLTFSFAVLCASNMFLQSQSKIIVLSCLSTFSLLVHVFLSWLLTVRFEFGMTGAMVSTTLAYWIPNVGQIIYIVCGGCRETWRGFTALAFKDLGHTVKIGVTSCLMFSLEFWYNAVLILLSGNMVNAEVSVDALSICLNMSGWAQMISTGFMATASVRVANELGRGNAGAAKFSILMILVTSFSIALVVFVVFIVLRGELAYAFTTSKEVAGVAAGAGRQATVTYVNLASYYLIGIPLAVILGFSLNLQVQGVWIGMIIGSTVQTVILVVMTCMTDWDEQICLAHKRINRPLISELKP